The following coding sequences lie in one Manis javanica isolate MJ-LG chromosome X, MJ_LKY, whole genome shotgun sequence genomic window:
- the RBMX2 gene encoding RNA-binding motif protein, X-linked 2: MNPLTKVKLINELNEREVQLGVADKVSWHNEYKDSAWIFLGGLPYQLTEGDIICVFSQYGEIVNINLVREKKTGKSKGFCFLCYEDQRSTILAVDNFNGIKIKGRTIRVDHVSNYQTSKDSEEVDDVTKELQEKGCGIHTSSLCSYESSEDDKRTTKHKTDKKGKKKRKKDKEKTDWEVQAEQPVSSSLPRSKMIKEKDDPGSKKHSSKNSEMGQKSESKETWKHHPSSPEVGTTCPGGAKDRKRELKEKPKHEHKSSSRKEEREEKNRNRDRGRSSDTHSSRHNGRSEGRSHRSGSSSRDKSRRCKRARHSWNGVSSNPSEHGHH; the protein is encoded by the exons ATGAA CCCTTTAACTAAAGTGAAGCTGATCAACGAACTGAATGAGCGTGAGGTCCAGCTTGGGGTGGCGGATAAAGTGTCCTGGCACAACGAGTACAAGGATAGCGCCTGGATATTTTTGG GAGGGCTTCCTTATCAATTGACCGAAGGGGAtatcatctgtgtgttttccca atatgGGGAGATTGTTAACATTAATCTGGTACGGGAGAAGAAGACTGGGAAATCCAAAGGattctgtttcctttgctatgaAGACCAGAGGAGCACAATTCTGGCTGTTGACAATTTTAATGGGATCAAG ATCAAAGGAAGGACTATCCGAGTGGATCATGTGTCTAACTATCAGACTTCTAAGGACTCAGAAGAGGTTGATGATGTAACAAAAGAGCTCCAGGAGAAGGGCTGTGGGATTCATACCTCCTCACTGTGTTCATATGAGAGCTCTGAAGATGACAAACGCACAACAAAACACAAGACAG acaaaaagggaaaaaagaaaagaaagaaagacaaggagaaaactgACTGGGAGGTACAGGCAGAGCAGCCAGTCTCCTCTTCATTGCCCAGAAGCAAGATGATAAAGGAAAAGGATGACCCTGGCTCTAAAAAGCACAGCAGCAAGAATTCGGAGATGGGTCAGAAGTCAGAGTCCAAGGAAACATGGAagcaccaccccagctcccctgAAGTCGGGACAACCTGCCCTGGTGGAGCAAAGGATCGAAAGAGGGAGCTGAAGGAGAAGCCCAAGCATGAACACAAGTCCTcaagcaggaaagaagaaagagaagaaaagaataggaaTAGAGACAGAGGTCGGAGTTCAGACACCCATTCTAGCCGGCACAATGGGCGATCAGAAGGGCGTAGTCATAGAAGTGGAAGCAGTAGTCGAGATAAATCCCGTAGGTGTAAAAGGGCCCGGCATTCCTGGAATGGGGTGTCCTCCAATCCCAGTGAGCACGGGCATCACTGA
- the GPR119 gene encoding glucose-dependent insulinotropic receptor, with protein sequence MPLQDMESSFPFGVILAVLASLIIAANALVAVAVLLLIHKNEGVGLCFTLNLAVADTLLGVAISGLVTDHLSSPVRPTQKTLCSLRMAFVTSSAAASVLTVMLIAFDRYLAIKQPLRYFQIMNGLVAGACIAGLWLVSYLIGFLPLGVPVFQQTTYQGPCSFFAVFHPHFVLTLSCAGFFPALLLFVFFYCDMLKIASVHSQQIRKMEHAGAMAGAYRSPRTPSDFKAIRTVAVLIGSFTLSWTPFLIAGIVQGACEKCHLYLVLERYLWLLGVSNSLLNPLIYAYWQKEVRQQLHHIALRVKKGLASFFLLFSARGGGPERPRKSSCHIDTVSQSQLDG encoded by the coding sequence ATGCCACTTCAAGACATGGAATCATCGTTCCCATTTGGAGTGATCCTTGCTGTCCTGGCCTCCCTCATTATTGCTGCTAATGCACTAGTGGCTGTGGCTGTGTTGTTGTTGATCCACAAGAATGAAGGTGTCGGTCTCTGCTTCACCTTGAATCTGGCTGTGGCTGACACCTTGCTTGGTGTAGCCATCTCTGGCCTAGTCACAGACCACCTCTCCAGCCCAGTTCGGCCCACACAGAAGACCCTGTGCAGTCTTCGGATGGCATTTGTCACTTCCTCCGCAgctgcctctgtcctcacagtcATGCTGATTGCCTTCGACAGGTACCTTGCCATCAAGCAGCCGCTCCGCTACTTCCAGATCATGAATGGGCTCGTGGCTGGGGCCTGCATTGCTGGGCTGTGGTTGGTGTCTTACCTCATTGGCTTCCTCCCACTCGGAGTCCCTGTATTCCAGCAGACCACCTATCAGGGGCCCTGCAGCTTCTTTGCTGTGTTTCACCCACACTTTGTGCTGACCCTCTCCTGCGCTGGCTtcttcccagccctgctcctctTTGTCTTCTTCTACTGTGACATGCTCAAGATTGCCTCTGTGCACAGCCAGCAGATCCGAAAGATGGAACATGCAGGAGCCATGGCTGGAGCCTACCGATCCCCACGGACTCCCAGCGACTTTAAGGCTATTCGCACCGTGGCTGTTCTCATTGGGAGCTTCACTCTATCCTGGACCCCATTCCTTATCGCTGGTATTGTACAGGGGGCCTGTGAGAAATGCCACCTCTACCTAGTGCTGGAACGGTACCTGTGGCTGCTTGGTGTGAGCAACTCCCTGCTCAACCCGCTCATCTATGCCTACTGGCAGAAGGAGGTACGACAGCAGCTCCACCACATAGCCCTGAGAGTGAAGAAGGGGCTCGCCtcattcttcctccttttctcagCCAGGGGTGGTggcccagagaggcccaggaaAAGTTCCTGCCACATCGACACTGTCTCCCAGTCACAGCTTGATGGCTAA